In Oryzias melastigma strain HK-1 linkage group LG18, ASM292280v2, whole genome shotgun sequence, one DNA window encodes the following:
- the batf2 gene encoding uncharacterized protein PB18E9.04c: protein MPVLSMDSSSPEFLLTEDSLSSTSGMEKESEPRKTVQKVTKRREKNRDAARKSRRKQTERADELHEELQDLERSNSAFQKEIAELKKDLIFYQMTLKRHKPYCRLTASSPSSPSSPSSCCSRSPTYHQASSSPPQASNCPSPAMQATDLTVRTPSPSAPSSISTAANMFQSPSSSCLSSPVNPASLSAASPSDFTKLPLTPLNLSNKPSVSPNPIPYTASQSPGMSSSIASFTDYVLAKLDASLAASPKTQVPLAIEAKNTRAIKQDFSLSYPRGLSGSHSSLSWPFGLIPPSYQASSGQTIQTPLPPFAWKQTPQASLKSLHSLLSGPSPLNIYQANSSLPSLSFSQMQATVPDPSQDLSLSELLEFNDWILSGPANQ from the exons ATGCCCGTGTTGAGCATGGACTCCAGCAGCCCTGAGTTTCTCTTAACTGAAGACAGTCTCAGCAGCACATCTGGGATG GAGAAGGAAAGTGAACCCAGAAAGACTGTCCAAAAAGTGACCAAACGGCGAGAAAAGAACCGGGATGCGGCGAGGAAGAGCCGCAGGAAGCAAACTGAAAGAGCAGACGAACTTCACGAG GAGCTCCAAGATCTCGAGCGGTCAAACTCTGCCTTTCAGAAGGAGATTGCTGAACTGAAGAAAGACCTCATCTTCTACCAGATGACCCTGAAGCGCCACAAGCCTTACTGCCGCCTCACCGCCTCCAGCCCCTCCAGCCCCTCCAGcccctccagctgctgctcgaGGTCGCCCACCTACCACCAAGCCAGCTCCAGCCCTCCACAGGCCTCAAACTGTCCTTCACCAGCTATGCAAGCTACTGACCTCACTGTCAGGACTCCCTCTCCTTCAGCTCCTTCATCCATCTCAACAGCAGCAAACATGTTCCAAAGcccctcctcttcctgcttATCCAGCCCGGTGAACCCCGCTAGTCTCTCCGCAGCTTCCCCGTCGGACTTTACCAAACTACCTCTGACCCCCTTAAATCTATCCAACAAGCCGTCTGTCAGCCCCAACCCGATTCCCTACACGGCCTCTCAGTCTCCGGGAATGTCCTCATCAATCGCAAGTTTCACGGACTACGTTCTGGCAAAACTGGACGCTTCCCTCGCTGCGTCTCCAAAAACGCAGGTCCCCTTAGCTATAGAGGCCAAGAACACTCGAGCTATAAAGCAAGATTTTTCCTTGAGCTACCCGCGTGGGCTCAGTGGAAGCCACAGCAGCCTCAGCTGGCCATTTGGACTCATTCCGCCATCTTACCAAGCTTCCTCTGGCCAAACTATCCAAACTCCTCTGCCTCCTTTTGCATGGAAGCAGACCCCACAAGCTTCACTCAAATCTCTGCACTCCCTGCTCTCCGGGCCCAGTCCTCTCAACATCTATCAGGCCAACTCCAGCCTTCCGAGTTTGTCTTTTTCCCAAATGCAAGCGACTGTGCCGGATCCGTCGCAGGATCTGTCTCTGTCTGAGCTGCTGGAGTTCAACGATTGGATCCTGAGCGGACCAGCAAACCAATGA